A genomic region of Thermococcus sp. contains the following coding sequences:
- a CDS encoding LEA type 2 family protein, whose translation MRWKLLLAGLALVFLVWIGYVGYAAITAHPELKAHWGDVSEAKTDIIIDGTLARPLMVPASIENLTIEFAGIPVARIKEFNYSPTGREIGILLAVDNHNLVRALVNYLNNGQKGNVNVIVRGKLLGVVPVNLDLKRSISENILSRLNFTAESKEYFGGILKSPALVETKFDWAGERNGKAILLAHMKFYNPNSFPIPIGNVSYDVYANGIKAAYGSSENGVVLPARGYGNMILKMYIIESALPKVWELHVKNGEESRIKADVFMTINVLNNEYTIKLGSYEETVKSNIMGQLNEMLSNLGSLK comes from the coding sequence ATGAGGTGGAAGCTCCTGTTAGCCGGCCTGGCGCTGGTTTTTCTGGTCTGGATAGGCTACGTCGGCTACGCGGCAATAACCGCACATCCAGAGCTTAAAGCCCACTGGGGAGATGTCAGCGAGGCAAAAACGGACATAATCATAGACGGAACGTTGGCCAGGCCCCTGATGGTTCCGGCCTCGATAGAGAACCTAACGATAGAGTTCGCTGGTATTCCAGTGGCGAGAATCAAGGAGTTCAATTACAGCCCGACGGGAAGGGAGATAGGAATCCTACTGGCCGTCGACAACCACAACCTCGTTAGGGCGCTGGTTAATTACCTCAACAATGGGCAGAAGGGCAACGTCAACGTTATTGTACGGGGCAAGCTCCTCGGGGTGGTGCCGGTTAACCTCGACCTCAAGCGAAGCATAAGTGAGAACATACTCTCCCGCCTGAACTTCACGGCGGAGAGTAAAGAGTACTTCGGCGGAATACTCAAAAGCCCGGCCCTCGTTGAGACGAAGTTCGACTGGGCAGGCGAGCGGAACGGAAAGGCAATCCTGCTGGCACACATGAAGTTCTACAACCCCAACTCCTTCCCAATTCCGATTGGAAACGTGAGCTATGACGTCTACGCCAACGGGATAAAAGCCGCTTATGGTTCGTCGGAAAACGGCGTCGTCCTGCCCGCAAGAGGATACGGGAATATGATACTCAAGATGTATATCATTGAGTCTGCCCTGCCAAAGGTATGGGAGCTCCACGTGAAGAACGGGGAGGAAAGCAGGATTAAGGCAGACGTGTTCATGACGATCAATGTGCTCAACAACGAGTACACGATAAAGCTAGGAAGCTACGAGGAGACCGTGAAGAGCAACATCATGGGACAGCTTAACGAGATGCTGAGCAACCTCGGCAGTCTGAAATGA
- a CDS encoding CDP-2,3-bis-(O-geranylgeranyl)-sn-glycerol synthase encodes MGWLSSILWAFWYILPAYFANASPVLVGGGRPIDGGRKWGDGRRILGDGKTWRGFIGGVSIGTLIGLIQYFITPGFYGDFKTAFLLAFLLSFGALLGDLVGSFLKRRADLPRGAPAIGLDQLGFLIAALALAYPVKTLSSGQIILLLVISPFIHWGANYFAYKMGWKSVPW; translated from the coding sequence ATGGGCTGGTTGTCATCAATCCTCTGGGCGTTCTGGTACATCCTTCCGGCCTACTTTGCCAACGCTTCCCCCGTCCTTGTGGGAGGGGGCAGGCCTATAGACGGTGGGAGGAAGTGGGGAGATGGCAGGAGGATTCTTGGGGACGGAAAAACCTGGAGGGGCTTTATTGGTGGCGTTTCAATTGGAACTCTCATTGGCCTAATTCAGTACTTCATAACCCCCGGCTTCTACGGTGACTTTAAGACGGCGTTCCTCCTCGCTTTCCTCCTATCGTTCGGCGCGCTCCTGGGTGACCTAGTTGGAAGTTTCCTCAAGAGGAGAGCGGATCTCCCACGCGGTGCCCCTGCGATAGGCCTCGATCAGCTCGGCTTCCTTATAGCGGCCCTTGCCCTCGCTTATCCTGTAAAAACCCTTTCCAGCGGCCAGATCATCCTCCTCCTCGTTATCTCGCCCTTCATTCACTGGGGGGCGAACTACTTTGCCTATAAGATGGGCTGGAAGAGCGTGCCGTGGTAG